In Mycteria americana isolate JAX WOST 10 ecotype Jacksonville Zoo and Gardens chromosome 3, USCA_MyAme_1.0, whole genome shotgun sequence, a single genomic region encodes these proteins:
- the LOC142407574 gene encoding uncharacterized protein LOC142407574: MAGEAAPRRAGAGGRAGPDGAGARAAAGGEGGGEGGDYGRARRRAAAAGGGGGGGEAAVSAPRGRGGARRRRRRRGWRLPRGGAARPGPAHRAPAAQRPGCGRRRARLRPPAPPPAPQPPRPARPGSARLGSARSGSARLGSALGSPQPVPAGFKSQAAPLSPVQPDLGRPGSAPSSPSQLGFSPPLRSSHRILPSTRAQINPRSRAQQRYGVLCHRAILGEEICLSHPSTSPCPWGLHSAAASLSSCGNRSGNLEKNLWTASNAMEARADESFEVFFLGGYLQGEAARLLEMGPEPTALVALMNPQLLVAVTPDNVLPCRFLRVALSR; encoded by the exons ATGGCGGGGGaggccgcgccgcggcgggccggggctggcggccgcgccgggcccgaCGGCGCgggagcgcgggcggcggcggggggagaagggggtggAGAGGGGGGGGACTACGGCCGCGCTCGtcgccgggcagcggcggccgggggcggaggaggcggcggagagGCGGCGGTCAGCGCgccgcgggggcgcggcggggcgcggcggcggcggcggcggcgcggg TGGCgcctcccccgcggcggcgcggcccgccccggcccggcccaccGAGCCCCCGCGGCGCAGCGCCCGGGgtgcggccgccgccgcgctcgcctccgcccgccggcgccgccccccgcgccgcagcccccgcgccccgcccggcccggctcggctcggctcggctcggctcgctccggctcggctcggctcggctcggctctcgGCTCACCTCAGCCTGTGCCGGCTGGGTTCAAGTCTCAGGCAGCCCCGCTCAGTCCTGTTCAGCCTGACCTAGGAAGGCCCGGCTCAGCCCCATCTAGCCCGTCTCAGCTCGGTTTCTCACCACCCTTGCGTTCTTCCCACCGCATCTTGCCCTCTACAAGAGCTCAAATCAACCCTCGGAGCCGTGCCCAGCAACGCTATGGG GTCCTCTGTCACCGGGCAATCCTGGGAGAAGAAATCTGTCTGTCCCACCCAAGTACATCACCTTGCCCTTGGGGCCTCCACTCGGCTGCAGCATCCCTTTCCAGTTGTGG gaacAGAAGtggaaacttggaaaaaaatctgtggacTGCTAGTAATGCGATGGAGGCAAGAGCTGATGAAAGCTTTGAGGTCTTCTTTCTGGGAGGTTACCTCCAGGGAGAAGCAGCCCGTCTTTTGGAGATGGGACCAGAACCCACAGCTTTGGTGGCACTGATGAACCCACAGCTTTTGGTGGCCGTAACACCAGATAACGT GTTACCGTGCCGGTTCTTGCGAGTAGCACTTTCAAGATGA